One genomic segment of Nitrospirota bacterium includes these proteins:
- a CDS encoding cytochrome c biogenesis protein ResB: protein MEEKEKKDIFESVWSFLASVKLAIGVFIIIALSSIIGTIVEQQAEPAKNIALLAKFFGDSAAPSVYNVFAKLGFMDMYRSWWFVSFLIIFSINLIVCTIDKFPKTWRLVKNPLRPLPENVLKTLPVKKEVKFKTHLNIAKDEFVNILNSSRYKFLESKEENSVQLYSQKGKYARFGFYIVHVSIILILVGAIIGARFGFTGFLNLPEGQVSDMAFSQDGKTIPLEFSVRCNWYDTKYYEGTDTPMKFQSELTVIDNGSEVMKKIIEVNSPLKYKGITFFQSSYGMVPNAVGTFVLDITPNGGQSTKVQLRPGGSFEVPGTGIRGTVVNFSPALTQDRNTGALTTYSDNMVNPGVAIQFSIPGMQPFTGWVLKRYPETGALPGGHSVKFADYQGVEYTGLQVSKDPGVIFIYIGSILMAIGLYVAFFISHKKIWINLAHESQGGKGPVRVTVGGNTSRNRLAFEKEIEHILSKASEAIEGRSKK from the coding sequence TTGGAAGAGAAAGAAAAGAAAGATATATTCGAGTCGGTCTGGAGTTTTTTAGCGTCCGTAAAACTCGCTATCGGCGTTTTCATCATTATAGCCCTTTCTTCAATAATCGGCACCATTGTTGAACAGCAGGCTGAGCCCGCAAAAAATATTGCACTGCTCGCGAAGTTTTTCGGCGATTCCGCCGCGCCGTCGGTTTACAACGTTTTCGCGAAACTCGGTTTCATGGATATGTACCGCTCGTGGTGGTTTGTAAGCTTCCTGATAATTTTCAGCATTAACCTCATCGTCTGCACAATCGATAAATTTCCAAAGACATGGCGCCTCGTGAAAAACCCTTTGAGGCCGCTGCCGGAAAACGTACTTAAAACCCTTCCCGTAAAAAAGGAAGTAAAATTTAAGACCCACCTCAATATAGCAAAGGACGAGTTCGTAAACATCCTGAATTCATCAAGATACAAATTCCTTGAATCAAAGGAAGAAAATTCCGTACAGCTTTATTCCCAGAAAGGCAAGTATGCCCGCTTTGGGTTTTACATCGTGCATGTGAGCATCATCCTGATTTTAGTTGGCGCCATAATCGGGGCGCGTTTCGGGTTCACCGGATTTCTGAATCTTCCCGAAGGGCAGGTTTCTGACATGGCGTTTTCACAGGACGGCAAGACAATCCCCCTGGAATTTTCAGTCAGGTGCAACTGGTATGATACGAAATATTATGAAGGCACTGATACGCCCATGAAATTCCAGAGCGAACTGACAGTGATTGACAACGGCAGCGAAGTCATGAAAAAGATCATTGAGGTCAACTCCCCGCTCAAGTACAAGGGGATCACCTTTTTCCAGTCAAGCTACGGCATGGTCCCAAACGCGGTGGGCACTTTTGTCCTGGACATTACCCCGAACGGCGGCCAGTCAACCAAAGTGCAGCTCAGACCAGGTGGCTCTTTTGAAGTCCCGGGCACCGGGATCAGAGGCACTGTTGTTAATTTTTCACCAGCGCTTACACAGGACAGAAACACCGGCGCGTTGACCACATATTCAGATAACATGGTTAATCCCGGAGTAGCAATACAGTTCAGCATCCCCGGTATGCAGCCTTTTACCGGCTGGGTCCTGAAAAGATATCCTGAAACAGGCGCGCTGCCCGGAGGCCATTCGGTCAAATTCGCAGACTACCAGGGCGTGGAATACACGGGTCTTCAGGTATCAAAAGACCCCGGCGTGATCTTTATTTATATCGGCTCTATTTTAATGGCGATCGGTTTGTACGTTGCCTTTTTTATTAGCCATAAAAAGATATGGATAAATCTTGCGCACGAATCCCAGGGCGGCAAAGGCCCGGTCAGGGTAACTGTCGGGGGAAATACAAGCAGGAACCGGCTTGCATTTGAAAAGGAAATAGAACATATCTTATCAAAGGCTTCTGAAGCTATAGAAGGAAGGAGTAAAAAATGA
- the ccsB gene encoding c-type cytochrome biogenesis protein CcsB — MIVYVIYLVTRSKTVGLAATSVTIFGFVCQTIAFLTRWSHSYDFWVASNPTSSLVESLLRAAPLRNLYESLIFFVWSLILIHLLIEFKYKNRSLGAFVTPVAALALLFIDISGTTKEIQPLMPALQSNWLLFHVLLAFLGYAAFGVSFGAAAAYIIMITENRKEKTYIFWSIIIGIFLVVLIAMGMDFLGLSAEERKELIQSHFLKTTFRSDSGGVAAASYVIGIAFIYLIWQFGLGLKKVLGSLAVTPQMLEDIEYKSIAIGFPLFTIGGLIMGAIWANSAWGKYWSWDPKETWSLITWFVYALYIHARFVAGWRGKRVAILAVVGFVAVIFTYLGVNLVLSGLHSYGSG; from the coding sequence ATGATCGTATATGTAATCTACCTTGTAACGAGGAGCAAGACAGTCGGCCTTGCCGCTACTTCCGTTACAATATTCGGGTTTGTCTGTCAGACAATCGCTTTTCTAACCAGGTGGAGCCACTCCTATGATTTCTGGGTGGCGTCAAATCCCACATCGAGTTTAGTGGAATCTCTTTTACGGGCCGCTCCACTGAGAAACCTTTACGAGTCGCTGATATTCTTTGTATGGTCGCTGATATTGATCCATCTTTTGATCGAGTTCAAATATAAAAACCGCTCCTTAGGCGCATTTGTCACGCCGGTTGCGGCCCTCGCGCTGCTGTTTATTGACATATCCGGCACGACAAAAGAGATCCAGCCCCTCATGCCGGCGCTCCAGTCGAACTGGCTGCTCTTTCACGTGCTGCTGGCCTTCCTGGGATACGCGGCTTTCGGCGTGTCCTTCGGCGCTGCCGCGGCGTACATAATCATGATCACGGAAAACAGGAAAGAGAAAACATATATTTTCTGGAGCATAATAATCGGCATCTTCCTGGTCGTCCTGATCGCTATGGGGATGGATTTCCTGGGCCTTTCCGCTGAGGAACGCAAGGAACTGATCCAGAGTCATTTCCTCAAGACCACATTCAGGAGCGATTCAGGCGGCGTAGCGGCAGCAAGTTATGTTATCGGTATCGCGTTTATTTATCTTATCTGGCAGTTTGGACTTGGGCTGAAAAAAGTCCTCGGTTCGTTAGCGGTCACTCCGCAGATGCTTGAGGACATCGAATATAAGAGTATCGCAATAGGTTTTCCGTTATTCACGATCGGCGGTCTGATAATGGGCGCGATATGGGCCAACAGCGCATGGGGCAAGTACTGGAGCTGGGACCCGAAAGAGACCTGGTCGCTGATAACATGGTTTGTTTACGCGCTCTATATCCACGCGCGTTTTGTCGCCGGATGGAGAGGGAAGCGGGTTGCGATCCTCGCGGTAGTCGGCTTCGTAGCGGTCATCTTCACATACCTCGGAGTCAACCTCGTACTGTCAGGGTTGCATTCTTACGGCAGTGGTTAA
- a CDS encoding CopG family transcriptional regulator — MTLDDDLITAVDIIAKKLKTTRSAFTRKALKDAIKQVNINALEKKHKKGYERHPAGKTEFSVWESEL, encoded by the coding sequence ATGACCTTAGATGATGACCTGATAACAGCCGTTGATATAATTGCTAAAAAACTAAAAACAACGCGTTCTGCTTTTACCCGTAAGGCATTGAAGGATGCTATCAAGCAGGTGAATATCAACGCGCTTGAAAAAAAACATAAAAAAGGATATGAGCGTCATCCTGCCGGCAAGACAGAATTCAGCGTTTGGGAATCAGAGCTTTAA
- the recN gene encoding DNA repair protein RecN, which yields MLYIKNFSIIDDANIEFAEGFNVLTGETGAGKSIIIDALCLALGERATAEAIRSGEKEAVVAAFFDISPRLLNPATHQFLTDYGINIDEGLILKRIVSAQGKSRAFVNGSMVNVQTLSDISKSIIDVHGQYEHQSLLSSDNQLDLLDAFGGLLYERQEVKNVYESVSALRRQIEELIQQEKERAQRLDLLKYQINEIETAQLNPGEEEELSGEVKFLGSAGRLAGLANEAYDSLYSSDSACIAELSRILNSLRDIAAIDPRADDAVKSVKDALPLLEEAGYFLRDYKEKLDNDPQRLEQIQERLELIKGLKRKYGGSIQEILDYKDKAVIELEALQHSEERLETLKKELEELKKSLTEKAGTLSKKRKTSAKKIEAEVVSHLSELSMPDTRFSIHITQEKGDDTTDGLKATQKGIDGIEFLISPNVGEDLKPLAKIASGGELSRIMLALKSIMAKGDNIPVLIFDEIDAGVGGKTAENVGRKLKNLSASHQVICITHLPQIASYADRHLKIEKKVKKDRTVVEIAAVEKDERTAEVARMLGGEISEVSLKHAKEMLKKGKGYK from the coding sequence GTGCTCTATATTAAAAACTTCTCCATTATCGATGACGCAAACATAGAGTTCGCTGAAGGGTTTAATGTCCTCACGGGGGAAACAGGCGCGGGGAAATCCATAATCATTGACGCGCTTTGTCTGGCGCTTGGTGAAAGGGCGACTGCCGAGGCCATCCGCAGCGGTGAGAAGGAGGCGGTTGTTGCCGCGTTCTTTGATATCTCTCCGCGATTGCTGAACCCTGCCACGCATCAGTTCCTGACAGACTACGGGATCAACATTGATGAGGGTCTTATCCTCAAGAGGATCGTCTCCGCGCAGGGCAAAAGCCGCGCGTTCGTCAACGGCTCAATGGTGAACGTGCAGACACTTTCCGATATCAGTAAGAGCATCATCGATGTCCACGGACAGTACGAGCACCAGTCTCTGCTTTCGTCAGACAATCAGCTTGACCTGCTTGACGCATTCGGCGGGCTGCTTTATGAACGGCAAGAGGTAAAGAACGTTTATGAATCAGTGAGCGCCTTGAGACGGCAGATCGAGGAACTCATTCAGCAGGAAAAAGAGAGGGCCCAAAGGCTGGACCTTCTCAAGTATCAAATAAATGAAATTGAAACGGCACAATTAAATCCGGGCGAGGAAGAGGAGCTTTCCGGCGAGGTGAAATTCCTGGGCAGCGCGGGCAGGCTTGCAGGACTTGCAAATGAGGCGTACGATTCCCTTTACTCATCTGATTCCGCCTGCATCGCGGAGCTCTCCCGCATACTGAATTCTCTCCGGGACATTGCGGCCATCGACCCCCGCGCGGATGACGCGGTCAAGTCTGTCAAAGACGCGCTCCCCCTGCTTGAGGAGGCGGGATATTTTCTCAGGGACTATAAAGAGAAACTGGACAATGACCCTCAACGGCTTGAGCAAATACAGGAAAGGCTTGAGCTGATAAAGGGCTTGAAGAGAAAATACGGCGGCAGCATTCAGGAGATTCTCGATTACAAAGATAAAGCCGTTATCGAGCTTGAAGCGCTCCAGCATTCCGAGGAAAGACTGGAGACGCTGAAAAAAGAGCTTGAAGAGCTGAAGAAAAGTTTGACTGAAAAGGCGGGGACGCTTTCAAAAAAGAGAAAGACATCGGCAAAGAAAATAGAAGCGGAGGTTGTGTCCCATCTCTCTGAGCTGTCAATGCCCGACACCAGGTTTTCAATTCACATCACGCAGGAAAAAGGCGACGATACCACAGACGGGTTAAAGGCCACGCAAAAGGGAATTGACGGTATTGAGTTTCTAATATCCCCAAATGTCGGTGAAGACCTCAAACCCTTAGCTAAGATCGCATCCGGCGGAGAGCTTTCAAGGATAATGTTAGCGTTAAAAAGCATCATGGCAAAGGGTGATAACATCCCGGTCCTCATATTTGATGAAATTGACGCGGGTGTAGGCGGCAAGACAGCGGAGAACGTCGGCAGAAAATTGAAGAACCTTTCAGCAAGCCACCAGGTTATTTGCATAACACACCTTCCACAGATCGCGTCATACGCGGACAGGCACCTGAAGATTGAAAAGAAGGTCAAGAAGGACAGGACGGTTGTTGAAATAGCCGCTGTTGAGAAAGATGAAAGGACCGCGGAGGTTGCGCGGATGCTGGGAGGGGAGATCTCAGAGGTGTCATTAAAACACGCGAAGGAAATGCTGAAGAAGGGCAAAGGGTATAAATGA
- a CDS encoding AtpZ/AtpI family protein: MNPVKPSNEKEKKRELFRYLGVASTVGINLVISTFIGFALGYYLLDRYFGTFPWLTLVFTLLGIVAGFKFLFRIASRISKDNNGDSEKGN; the protein is encoded by the coding sequence ATGAATCCAGTGAAGCCCTCTAATGAGAAGGAGAAGAAGCGCGAGCTCTTCCGCTATCTCGGCGTGGCGAGCACGGTCGGGATAAACCTTGTAATTAGCACATTCATCGGTTTTGCGCTCGGCTACTATCTGTTAGACAGATATTTCGGAACGTTCCCGTGGCTTACACTTGTATTTACGCTTCTCGGGATTGTTGCGGGGTTTAAATTTTTATTCAGGATAGCGTCAAGGATCAGCAAGGACAATAATGGAGATTCTGAAAAGGGTAATTAA
- the pyrE gene encoding orotate phosphoribosyltransferase: MKQRLVELVLERSFKFTEEPTFKLASGKMSNFYFNCKPATLNPEGMFLIGNLFYGLIKSKKKWNVKAVGGLTLGADPVADAIAYTSYLKGGPLEAFVVRKTPKKHGTMLWIEGNVREGDKVLIVEDVITTGGSSKEAILRARECGLKVMGVIVLIDRQEGGREEIEAMGLPIEVLLTKEEIFEAYKKTGKGAKEQSHKGTKVKKT, from the coding sequence ATGAAACAAAGGCTCGTAGAGCTGGTCCTTGAGCGCTCATTTAAGTTCACCGAAGAGCCGACCTTCAAGCTCGCATCGGGCAAGATGAGCAATTTCTATTTCAACTGCAAACCGGCAACGCTTAACCCCGAGGGCATGTTCCTCATCGGCAACCTTTTTTACGGACTGATTAAAAGTAAAAAGAAATGGAATGTTAAAGCCGTTGGCGGGCTTACACTTGGCGCAGACCCGGTTGCCGACGCAATAGCCTATACATCGTATTTAAAAGGCGGGCCTTTGGAGGCCTTTGTTGTAAGAAAGACGCCGAAGAAGCACGGGACCATGCTGTGGATAGAGGGCAATGTGCGGGAAGGCGATAAGGTCTTGATTGTCGAGGATGTTATCACGACCGGCGGTTCTTCAAAAGAGGCCATCCTGAGGGCGAGAGAATGCGGGCTTAAAGTGATGGGCGTTATCGTGCTCATTGACAGGCAGGAGGGCGGAAGGGAAGAGATAGAGGCAATGGGCCTGCCGATCGAGGTTTTGTTGACGAAGGAAGAGATTTTTGAGGCCTATAAGAAGACAGGGAAGGGCGCAAAGGAACAAAGTCACAAAGGGACAAAGGTGAAAAAGACTTAG
- the dsrA gene encoding dissimilatory-type sulfite reductase subunit alpha, translating to MSGKYKTPMLDELEKGPWPSFVTEIKKAAKKSPMAEDELGQLEKSYRTKRGYWKHGGIVGVLGYGGGVIGRYSSLPEEFPGIAHFHTVRINQTSGFFYTAESLRMICDIWDKYGSGLTNVHGSTGDLVLLGTTTENLEAIFAEYSSRGWDLGGSGSAMRTPSCCVGPGRCEWSNIDTLDITYELTQEFQDELHRPAFPYKFKIKTAGCAVDCVAAIARADLSIIGTWKGNIQIDQAEVKKYASSGMNIQKEIVEMCPTECMSFNGSELKINDVECNRCMHCIAKMTKALRPGKEKGATLLMGSKAPIVVGSLLSWVIVPFIKLEAPYTELKTLIRSMIEWWDDNAKPRERIGELLESKGMRPFLEHIGVPPQPQQVKEPRKDPFFFWSESDFKR from the coding sequence ATGAGCGGTAAGTACAAAACACCAATGTTGGACGAGCTGGAAAAAGGACCGTGGCCGAGTTTCGTAACAGAAATAAAAAAGGCTGCGAAGAAAAGCCCGATGGCGGAAGACGAATTGGGCCAGCTTGAAAAGTCATACAGGACAAAACGCGGCTACTGGAAACACGGCGGTATCGTCGGCGTTCTCGGTTACGGGGGCGGAGTTATCGGAAGATATTCCTCCCTTCCTGAAGAATTTCCCGGCATCGCGCATTTCCACACTGTAAGAATTAACCAGACCAGCGGTTTCTTCTACACAGCAGAGTCATTAAGAATGATATGTGACATCTGGGACAAGTACGGAAGCGGACTTACCAATGTGCACGGCTCCACAGGCGACCTGGTCCTTCTGGGAACAACCACAGAAAACCTTGAAGCCATCTTTGCAGAGTATTCATCACGCGGATGGGACCTCGGCGGTTCAGGTTCGGCAATGAGGACACCGAGCTGCTGCGTAGGACCAGGCCGTTGCGAGTGGTCCAATATCGACACGCTCGATATTACATATGAACTTACACAGGAATTCCAGGATGAACTTCACAGGCCTGCTTTCCCGTACAAATTCAAGATCAAGACAGCCGGATGCGCCGTTGACTGTGTTGCGGCTATTGCCCGCGCAGACTTGTCCATCATCGGAACATGGAAAGGCAATATCCAGATCGATCAGGCTGAAGTGAAGAAATATGCAAGCTCGGGCATGAACATCCAGAAAGAGATTGTGGAAATGTGCCCGACAGAATGCATGAGCTTTAACGGCAGCGAGTTGAAAATAAATGACGTTGAATGCAACAGGTGCATGCATTGCATAGCTAAAATGACAAAGGCCCTCAGGCCCGGCAAAGAAAAAGGCGCGACCCTTTTGATGGGCAGCAAGGCCCCTATCGTTGTCGGCTCCCTGCTTTCATGGGTCATCGTTCCCTTTATTAAATTAGAGGCGCCCTACACAGAATTGAAGACACTCATCCGCAGCATGATCGAATGGTGGGATGATAACGCAAAGCCGAGAGAAAGAATAGGCGAGCTGCTTGAATCAAAAGGCATGAGGCCTTTCCTTGAGCACATCGGCGTACCACCTCAGCCTCAGCAGGTGAAAGAGCCGAGGAAAGATCCGTTCTTCTTCTGGTCTGAAAGCGATTTCAAAAGATAG
- the dsrB gene encoding dissimilatory-type sulfite reductase subunit beta yields the protein MALPKRQTDIGPPKYDQFIPPVIKKNYGKWKYHEVLSGGTMVHVGESGDKLFTVRCGSPRILSTETIREICDLAEKYCDGYLRFTTRNNVEFLVSDQSKLDPLVADLKARKYAIGGIGPRISNIVHTQGWVHCHSACTDASGLVKAIMDDLFEYFTTKELPNKVRLAVACCVNMCGAVHCSDIAVVAVHRKVPTINHEMVNKVCEIPTTIASCPTSAIRPNPKDKSVIINEDKCMYCGNCFTVCPPIDIHKPEEDGVAIVIGGKIGNLRTPPKFSKLAIPFFYNEPPRWPKVVAAIRSILETYEQHARKHERVGEWIERIGWEGFFNLTGIQFTFQHIDDFTFARDTFRTTAAFKYSK from the coding sequence ATGGCATTACCCAAAAGACAAACAGACATTGGACCACCAAAATATGATCAGTTCATTCCGCCCGTAATAAAGAAGAATTACGGCAAATGGAAATATCATGAAGTATTAAGCGGCGGCACAATGGTCCATGTAGGTGAAAGCGGTGACAAGCTCTTTACCGTAAGATGCGGTTCACCGAGAATCTTAAGCACTGAAACCATCCGTGAAATCTGTGATCTCGCGGAAAAATACTGTGACGGGTATCTCCGTTTTACAACAAGAAACAACGTGGAGTTCCTCGTATCAGACCAGAGCAAGCTGGATCCGCTCGTGGCCGACCTGAAGGCAAGAAAATATGCAATCGGCGGAATCGGGCCGAGGATCAGCAATATCGTCCATACTCAGGGATGGGTACACTGCCACAGCGCATGTACTGATGCATCCGGATTAGTTAAAGCGATCATGGATGATCTCTTTGAATACTTCACCACAAAAGAGCTGCCGAACAAGGTCAGACTCGCAGTTGCATGCTGCGTTAACATGTGCGGCGCGGTCCATTGCTCTGACATAGCGGTTGTTGCCGTGCACAGGAAAGTGCCGACGATCAATCATGAGATGGTGAATAAGGTATGTGAAATTCCGACAACCATTGCATCATGCCCGACATCGGCGATCAGACCGAATCCGAAAGACAAATCGGTCATAATCAATGAAGACAAATGCATGTACTGTGGAAACTGTTTCACGGTATGTCCTCCGATTGACATCCACAAGCCGGAAGAAGACGGTGTTGCAATAGTGATAGGCGGAAAGATAGGGAACCTCAGGACCCCGCCTAAGTTCTCGAAGCTTGCTATCCCGTTCTTTTACAACGAACCTCCAAGGTGGCCCAAGGTTGTTGCTGCTATCAGGAGCATCCTTGAGACATATGAACAACATGCCAGAAAGCATGAGAGGGTCGGTGAATGGATAGAGAGAATCGGATGGGAAGGGTTCTTCAACCTTACAGGCATTCAGTTCACCTTCCAGCACATTGACGATTTCACATTCGCAAGAGACACATTCAGGACCACTGCAGCATTTAAGTATTCAAAGTAA